A window of Daucus carota subsp. sativus chromosome 2, DH1 v3.0, whole genome shotgun sequence genomic DNA:
aaatataatgatatcaagtcagaggatcattacatcattatcacagtgagaatttccaatgacacttattaacatgtaaaatctcacggtgggtcattccagtgccatgtgtcgatacatgcacttatgttcttgactttaacatcactatacctatgatcaatgagatgtgatcatcagtcaacaaacatactagtcttaatgcatcattattgtcccttaacaatgatactcgactagggacatttaggaatattgatattattctcataatctcatttctaagtcacgtacttagagatatagaattacatataatattccaaggacatttattacgctttcaatttattacgcagtaaatgaggacataataaatatttattcaataatcaatataacataatccataaatgtctacaatagaacacaatagcattgtctctaggacaccaatactaacaatctcccacttgtactagagccaatctctgatgtatctaatacccatggaactagtatgaccttcgtgcttctgctgcgacaaagccttggtcagtggatctgcaatgttatcatctgtatgcactttacatatatgtatatcccctCGAGTATTAATCTCTCGGAGCAGGTGGTATCGTCTGAGTATATGCTTAGTGCGGGAATGTGATCGGGGTTCCTTAGCCTGtgaaatggctccattattgtcacagtacaaatctatcggatctgatactgaaggaaccacatcaagtcctgtaagaaattttctgatccaaacagcttccttggctgcttcacaagcagctatatactcagcctccattgtagaatcggcaaccgtctcttgctttgaacttttccaactaacagcacctccatttagacaaaatacaaagccagactgagagatcgaatcatctttgtctgtttggaaactagcatctgtgtaaccttttacaactagtttctcttctcctccatataccaagaattgatctttagtcctctttaggtacttaagaatattcttgactgccgtccagtgaccttcacctggattagactggtatctactcgtcatgctcaaggcatacgagacatcaggacgagtacatatcattgcatacattatggaaccaattgccgaagcatatggaactttgctcatacggtccttatcatccaatgatttcggactgttttctttcgagatcaatatcccgtgagacattgggacgtatcccctttttgcctcttgcatcccaaatcgatgcaataccttatcaatgtatgtactctgacttaggccgattagtcttcttggtctatctctatagatcctgatccctaatatataggtcgcatcgcccaagtctttcatcgagaaatttttgctcaaccaagtcttaacagcctgtaaagaaggtatgtcattccccattagtaatatgtcatccacatatagcactaggaatgccacatggctcccactcactttcttgtaaacacaaggctcatcttcattttgaatgaagccaaactctttgactgtttcatcaaaacgaatattccatctccttgaggcttgcttcaatccgtatatagatcgtcgcaacttacaaaccattttgggaaatctcggatcgacaaaaccttcaggttgtgtcatatacacatcctcttctaggcttccattcaagaaggcggttttgacatccatctgccagatttcgtagtcatagtaagcagctattgcaagcaaaatcctgatggatttgaccatagcaactggtgagaaggtttcatcatagtcaataccatgaatctgtctgaaaccttttgcaactagtcgtgccttataggtctgaacatttccatccatgtcggttttctttttgaaaacccatttacactcgataggtttaactccctcgggtaaatcaaccaaagtccatacttggttttcatacatggaatccatctcagatttcatggcatcaagccatctcttggaatctggagtgttcttagcatctttgtaggttagaggctcatcattatccataagcatcacatcaccagtttgagtcaagagaaaaccataatatctctctggctcatggcgaaccctactagatctacgaacaacctgtgtttccggaacaggattactctcagtattttgatgtacatcctgctcaggttcctgctctggttcaatgttatcatgtggttctcgaacttcatcgagatctattatcctcccactgtttttcttagaaagcatctctctttcaagaaacacagcggttcgagcaacaaacactttgttctcagaaggattatagaatgaataacctcttgtttcaattgggtatcccacaaaattacatttatcagacttaggtcctagcttgtcagaattttgacgtttcacaaatgcctcacatccccaaattttcataaatgacatgctatgtcgtttctcagtccatatctcatatggagtgttctggaccgttttagtaggaactcggttaagtgtataggcagccgtctctagggcatagccccaaaaactaattggaagatttgcatgactcatcattgatcgcaccatgtccaacaTGGTACGATTCCTCCTCTcggaaactccattccattgtggtgttccaggaggagtaagttgtgatacaataccacactcttttaagaaattcttaaattcttggcttaagtattcacctccacgatctgatcgtagagtcttaatacttttggtagtttgcttttctacttcagctttgtactctttgaacttttcaaaagaatcggatttattcttcataagatacacatatccatatctactgaaatcatcagtaaatgttatgaagtagtaaaagccacctcttgccatagttcgcattggaccacatacatcactatgtattagttcCAATCTCTCAGTGGCCCTTTCACCTTGTCCAGTGAAAGGTGCTTTAGTCATTTTTCCAATGAGACATGGTTCGCATGCttcgtatgattcaaaatcaaacttatccaagtatccatccttatgtaacttggaaatgcgcttctcatttatatggcctaaacgacagtgccagaggtatgttttatttgagtcatcagttttaagtcgtttattattcacattatagatgggagtatccaagtcaagaacatataaaccgttaaataaacgtgcaaccccataggtaacattattcaaagaaaaggaacaactattgttctgaattgaaaaagcaaaacctatcttgtccaaacaagaaactgaaataatgtttctgcaaattgcaggcacgtaaaaacaattctcaagttctaaaataagcccagtgggcaacgataaatgataagtccctacagctatagcaacaacttttgctccattgccaACTCGTAGGTCGACTTCTCCCTTTGCCAATGGCCTACTTCCCTGTAGTTCCTGCACATTAatacaaatgtgagaaccacatccagtatctaatacccaagatgttgaagtagacaaattgacttctataacataaatacctgaatcagaagcggcagcagccttcttcttcttcagatcctccaaataagcatgacagTTCCTCTTCCAATGACCTGGTTTCTTGCAATAGTGACAATCACCATCCTTCTGAACACCACCTTTCGGTTTCAAGGCCTTAGTCGGACCAGGTTTCGGATTGGCATTAGAATTAGatcccatcttcttcttgcctttccatttaccctttcctttggccttccccttattcaccatcaatatgggagtaggggacaccttctgaatgttggtttcagcagttttcaacattgccaacaattcggcggggttcttgtttatctcattcatattgtaattcattacaaactgagaatagttattgtttagagattgcaagatcagatcaatttggtgctcaggaccaatcggggcacccaatttttcaagataatcaatataccctatcatcttcagaacatgcggtcctaccggatcacgttcaccctgcttacaagcattcaaagatttgaaagtatcaaacctctcctgacgagcctgtccctcaaacatacgcttaaggtgctcaatcatatcataagaatccatattctcatgttgtttctgaagttcagcactcatggtcgctaacatgagacattgaacatccgtgtcatcatcgatatgcttctgataagcagtatgctgagcacgggttgatccttcagcgagaggtgtagggcgaagaatatctatgacatagagcttgcgctcttgtttgaggacaatcctcaaattcctttgccagtcaaggaagttggttcctgtcagcttgtccttctcaaggactgatcgtacagagaagttgtttgaattatttgccattggatatctacaatattttcaaatgcataagataaattagtctacagatgtttattaaattatgttcaagtgattataaatatatattcaaaatatatatctcccactattttgttcaaatcaatagccctaactattaattcggaaagcatttctgcaaatctttctagtgagccaagatccatatttcatccatattttaagttagcgtgggctaatactctcaaaacatgactatttaggtagacaacatttgtcaattatatcaaatataactcttggatagtttggtggagcaaccctttgcacatatttatgtaataaatctcaccaaacttcatgcctctaaacccacaatcctattgtgatggtttagttaagttagacccaataattcaataactaagtacatttacttatcacgtcttcccatgattgattaaagcactttgctttggcaaacctacttctttcaatctagatcttgacgagtattaatcattggaaggcatctgattaacttaatattttaattagggattttattaaaacgaccatgatcctgtcataaagagatcctcaatttttccttgaatcaaatatttcaaatcaatactctttgattggttgaaaacccgacctgaggtgttggcacaacggctatacttaaaaaccccaaatccgacggaatcttcctctcattgaatatcgaaaatccataattaattccgtgtttcataaacacgagaatctcatgatcgttgtattcctttttaaaatcttgagtcgttacagattttatcttgtttaaacaagcatggcatgggtgtcgtatcgaatacatacatcttaatctaattaagcatgcatctctataactacgcatatatatcatcatctcatgcatcatatatgtaaagtgcagtatgtaaacgtgcatggttatggcctttatcctatatgattctttcaagctaatgaaagaatctaggtcaatctatggtgaagatgtataactattacaagtcttcatgctccttgattgcccctccttgtggatcatccttcaatcttcaagtacattacaatgaataattgaatacaacctattctaatgtacttacatgagaaaactcgagttacattcgagatttaaaattacaagaataaatatcacgacatgcaagtcgtatttatacaaccaaaaccaaaaacattaaactaggggtccttaaggccataaccagcaccatgctcaagtaaacaaataagaacacataaccatacaaagcgggggtccgggggcggcagcccctgggcgggggtccgggggcggcagccaccgggcgggggtccgggggcggcagccaccgggcggggtCCTGAATACAAGTGctatacaaaaatcatcaatttcgGAACAACAGATCATATCTGTTACCTTCTGCCACTACTGCATCATATGCAGTTTCAGAAGCATGTATCATATACATACTGATCGTTCCCCAGTGACCAGATCATGTCCA
This region includes:
- the LOC135150135 gene encoding uncharacterized protein LOC135150135; the encoded protein is MLATMSAELQKQHENMDSYDMIEHLKRMFEGQARQERFDTFKSLNACKQGERDPVGPHVLKMIGYIDYLEKLGAPIGPEHQIDLILQSLNNNYSQFVMNYNMNEINKNPAELLAMLKTAETNIQKVSPTPILMVNKGKAKGKGKWKGKKKMGSNSNANPKPGPTKALKPKGGVQKDGDCHYCKKPGHWKRNCHAYLEDLKKKKAAAASDSGTTGK